ATCAAACATATcgttggcattgtcgtcttggccatattaacatcaatcgcatgaggaagctccagactgcagggattctagaatccacgggccaggagacttatgatttatgcgaatgttgtctaagtggcaagatgactaaggccccttttaccggaactagtgaaagggccaaagacctgttagaactcatacatactgatgtatgtggtccattcagGACAATGTCAAGGAACGGGGAAAGATACTTCGTTACATTTACTGATGATTATAGTAGATATGgatatgtttatcttatgaagtttaaacatgaaacctttgaaaagttcaaagaattcCAAAATGAAGTACAGAATCAACTAGGGAAAACGATTAAGGCACTTCGATCCGATCGAGGTGGTGAATACATTAATCAAGAGTTTGATGAACATCTCAAGAAGTGTGGGATTATATCCCAACTAACTCCACCCGGAACACCACAACTcaatggtgtgtctgagaggagaaatcgaaccttattagatatggttcgatcaatgatgtgtcgtacaaacttaccacactccttttggagttatgctcttgaaactgctacacgtcttgtaaatattgctcctactaaaaaggtagaaaagacaccatatgagatgtggcatggtaaaccacctaaagtctcttaccttcgcatatggggatgtaacgcttatgttaccagtgagtcttcggacaaacttgatcctcgcggtgaaaaggttgttttcattggatatgcatatccggttggttattatttctataatcctgctgaaaatagagttttcactaagcgtcgaggaacattcctagaggatgagcttatggcgcgaggaattggagataatcttgtggatcttagggaaattcgagaaccacaaattaatcaaccaatagtcgaatctgcctctcaacaaaatattgttgaacctgaacctgagaggattcaggaatctgatgtaacactaggcgtccgcagaagtacgagggatcgtcatgaacctaatcggtattcacctgataggtacgtcttgataattgatcaagaagagccctcaacctacaaagctgcgatttcaggtaacgaatctgaaaaatggctccaagccatgggcgtcgagatgcaatccatgtatgacaaccaagtctgggatttggttgaacttcctcccgaatgtcggactgtaggaagtaaatgggttttcaagttgaaaacagacatggatggaaatgtgcaaacctataaggctcggttggttgctaaaggatttactcagactcaaggagttgattatgaggaaaccttctcgccagtagccatgcttaagtctattaggattctacttgccatagccgcgtattatgactatgagatatggcaaatggatgtcaaaaccgcgTTCCTAAATGGACATCTCAtagaagatgtctatatggagcagcctgaaggttttgtacATCCTAAGAATCCTAAGAAAGTTTGCAAGTTGAATAAATCCATTTATGGATTGAAAGAAGCATCTCgaagctggaatcttcgttttgatcagaaaatcaaacaatttggttttatcaaaaacgAAGATGAGCCATGTGTTTACAAGAAGGCAAGTGGGAGTTCTATTACCTTTCTGATcctgtatgtagatgacatacttCTCATTGGAAACGATATCCCAATGCTGCAGGATGTTAAATCCTGGCTTGGTAAATGTTTCtcaatgaaggatcttggagaagctgcttatattctaggaataaagatttatagagatagatCTAAGCTGCTACTTGGACTTAGTCAAAGTACGTATATCGATAAGGTCATTCGGCGCTTTTCGATGCAAGATTCCAAGAAAGGTCTCTTGCCAATGGCAAGTGGAACCGTactgaatagtcatcagtgtcccaaattggacaaagataaagaggatatgaaaaaggttccatatgcctctgctatcggttccatcatgtatgccatgttatgtactagaccggacgtatcgtttgctctgtgcttgactagcagatatcaacagaatcctggtaaaagtcactggattgctgtgaaaaatatcctgaagtacttaaaaagaactaaggatatgtttctgatatttggcggtttggaagaagagctgaaagtaaaatgttacactgacgcaagcttccaaacggatcgtgacgattcacgatctcagacaggctatgtttttactttaaatggtggtgctataacttggaagagttctaagcaaagcgtggtggcccagtcgaccactgaatcagaatatatagcggcttcagaagctgctaaggaggctgtttggatgaaaaagttcaTTGCTGATCTCGAAGTTATACCAAGCATACAGAAGCCTATCGAGATATTTTGCGACAATACAGGTGCAATTGCTCAGGCAAAGGAACCAAGGTCGCATCACAGCACGAAGCATATTCTCAGAAAATTCCACTACATACGGGAAGTTTTGGAAAGAGGAGATATTGTAGTAGAGAAAATTGATACTGATCAGAATCTAGCAGACCCGTTTACTAAGCCTATACCTCAAGTGAAACACGAGAAGCATGCAGATAGTATAGGTCTTAGATATGCTAGACAGTGGGTCTGAttttgtaatttagtaatttggtgcattttaaactgtaaacagtattttatgtttatttgaatttaatggttgaatgtcttttaaactattatatctgtgttcaaatattagtacgttaagtatctatgaatattgtattctaaaatgtccgtagtctatcagattcgtgagaaccaatctggtaaaagactactgtgaattagatggttgatccatataatggatactcaaagtgttgagaaccatattcactgatcttcatggatcttagtcataagacattttgaataggtacgatcattgtatccttagacctgcggtacatactagaactaacttaaatgaatggttgCTCTTTGATTCTATCTAACGTTGTACGTAACTGGCAGTAATAAGGATAGTTTTGGGAATGATCTGAAGTTTAGTGGGAGTTGTTTGTAGCCAAAGGGATCTGTACTTCTATACTTAGAAGAAGAACACTCTGGCGCCCTTCGTTGATTTGAACTGGTGTTAAACGCGTGGCCACGCTCGGACTAGTAATAGTTTGATAAACCACTTACAAATCAGGAACGAAATTAGAAATGGTTGAATAATATATGAGAATGAATTCGAtccatgtctcatgttcaacaaGTGTTCAATACAGGGGGATAAATGAGTTGATAACCGGGGCTATAGTATTTGCATAACCAAAGGTTTGATTAATGCAAAGAATTAGTTGACATAAATTTGTCATACCTTGCCGGGGGCAATATGATGCAGCTAGGCACCCACTATTGTCTACATTGAAACTTAATCGGCCAAtcgaccaagtgggagattgttggatataatgttcaattgtcgattaAGATTCAACGTTaccgtcaaggtacgacccaaagagttacactttgggcaacgaacatataacggtgttttaatcgttaatcaccggatcacgaaataataagcgtaaCGAAAGAAACAGgtaattatttagaataattacGGAGAGCCGGATTAATAAGACAaattataattaatttgttaattataataagAGTTTAAGTGTATCTACAATATAATTAGTTATGAGATAACTAATAAAGAGAGATTGTGTTTGAATTAGATTATAATGCTAATAGATAAGCATACTACCTAATACGGAATTCCCAATAGATACGATTGAGGAGTTGTATATTAATCTACACATGACTCTCTATTATATTAGATATATAAATCAttcatacaaaaaaaaaagacgGTTGGTTTTTTTTATGCCACtcaaaaaaaaagtcaaaagaaACAGAAGGAACAAAAATTGTTACAACATTTGATTGTTGTTCCTGTCGCAAAAAAGGCAAAGAGCAGGAACAATTTTTGAAGTTTTAGTTGATCCTAGTTTCGATTACGCAAAAGGTAAGTAAAGttttaactttattttctttagtttaaaagtttcgtttgaaatcgtttcaaacgaacaaatataatttcgtggtcaacgatcatctagcgagatcgttcgttgaaccaaggtgtctttcttggatgtcacgattctttaattttattataacctattttgattgtaatgagatcactggtggaaacggtttagaaccgaacctcgtgtacatgttttccgctgcgttcagtttgtttgacaaattgactAAAATTTTTTTTCCAAAAGTTACACGAAATTTCCAACAATAACTCACGAAGAAGAAAACGAGAATCAAGTGGAATTCTGGAAGGGGAGGAAGCCATCACTCCAGATTTCGTTGCCATGCACAAGGAGAAACTGAaaaagtatctctaggatttagAAAGACGAGAAAAGCTTGACAGCCTCAGGGCTAGACTCTCCTTCGACACACCTTCCAACCAGGAAGGGGTGGATCCACAAAATAAGAGCAGTGGAAACGACCCACTTGAGACTTTCATGACGGCCCTTAGGCGGATGACCTCAGAGGAGAGGGAAGATCTCATTACAGGGAAGAAACAAAAGGGAAAAGAAAAGGAGAAGGAAAATCAAGACGGTGACGGTCTGGATCAACCCTACCTCCCTAGGGACTTAGCTGAAATTTCAAAGTTCACTAGGAGAATCGCTGAAGCACCAATGCCCTCTAAGACAAAGCTACCTCCAAACTTTGACAGGTATGATGAAACTAGAGATCCTGAGGATCATCTCCATGCCTTCAGGGGTGCAGGGCAGTTGGGACGGTGGCCCATGCCGGTTTGGTGCCACATGTTTGTGCAGACCCTGACGGAGGGAGCCAGGctctggtttgacagccttcccCCTGGAGGGATCGACAGCTATGAAGAGCTAAGTGAAAAATTCCTTAGGAACTTTGGTCAGCAAAGAAAGGTGGACAAAAACCCAAACGAAATCCTGCACATAAGACAGAGGGACAACGAGCGAATAGATCAATACATGGAAAGGTTTGTCAAGGAAAGCATGAACATTAAAGACGTCCCGGAGGTCATGAAGATCAGCAGTTTCATCAACGGGCTGAAACATGCACAATTATGTGAGAAGCTGGGGGAgaagttcccacactcatttgacAACCTCATGGACAGAGTCAGAGCCTTTGTCAGGGGCAAATACACAGTTAGCAAAGCTAAAGAGATGGACACCCCACCCCGAAGGCTCACCCCGACTGCAAAACCTCCCGAAAAAGGTACACCTTACTCAAGAAAACCTGCTTTTGATAGAATGTTGCATGATAGAACAAGGCCCTTATACTCCCCGTATAGGCCACGAGGGAGAGGATCATCCCCCTACTCTGATAGCTTCACCTCTCTCACCAAAACCCCAAGTGAAATACTAGCCACTGAAAGGGTGAAGAGCTCCTTCCCAAGACCACCACCCATAAAACCCGGGCCAAAAGCACAACCAAACGAGTACTGTGACTTTCACAAAGGATTTGGTCACAAGACTGATGATTGCATGTATCTAAAAGAGAAATAGAGGTCGTGGTTAAAATGGGTAAGCTGGCCCATTTGGTCAAGGAGATTAAGGAAGGGGCAGGGGACCGCAAAGGGAAAGATGTGAGGGAGCCAGGAAGGGCAGATGTAGATATGATTCGAAGGAGTGATGAATTTGATATCACCAGAAGTGTAAAGGCCAGAATTCTGGGCTCCCCGAACCACATGAAAGCTCCCATCTTGATGTCGTACCTTGAGGAAAACGAAGTACAACGACTCCCCCTTAACATCTCGGCCATAATAGTGGGCCACAAGGTGGCCAGGATACATGTGGACGGAGGATCCGGGGTCGAAGTAATCTATGAACACTGTTTTCTCATATTTGACAGGGACGTAAGAGATAGACATGAAGAGGACTCCATCCCCCTAGTAGGTTTCAACAACAGCGTGTCACACTCTTTGGGAAAGATCAAACTCCCATTTACAGTCGGGGTCGGGGATCGTATCCGAACTATAAACTTAACCTTCACGGTGGTCCGAGCACCCTCAAAATACAATGCAATCCTGGGAAGACCGGTGATTGGGGACCTGCAAGCACAGGCATCAACACCGCATGGAGCTCTAGTGTTCCAAACGCCAAAGGGCTTGGCTTGGGTAAAGTCTGAATATGAAGTAATCTCTTCCGTATCCGAGCGAGAGATGCCTAAGAAGTCCCAAAGGGACATGGTCGAAGAATGGGTCCTTTGTGACAGATTCCCGGAACAGACAATCAAAGTGGGAAGTCACCTGAGCGACAAGTGTAAAAGTGCTCTCAAGAAGCTGCTCCTTCTTAACATAGATGTGTTTGCATTTCAACATGGAGATATGATAGGGATCCCAAGGAGCTTGACTGAGCACCGACTCAATACATACACCTGGGCAAAGCTAGTTAGGAAAAAGAAGCGGAGTATGGGCCCCAGTAAGAGGAGGGCCGCCTGTGAAGAAACCAGGAAGCTACTTAGAGTCGGAATGGTAAGGGAAGTGAAATACCCATCTTGGGTTGCCAACCCGGTTATGGTCCAGAAGAAAGACGGAGGGTGGAGGATGTGCATTGATTTTCAAGATTTGAACAAAGCGTGCCCCAAGGACTGTTACCCCCTCCCAGAGATACCATCAAATACAGATGTCAATGGAAGATGAAGAAAAGACCGCCTTCATCACAGATGAAGGGACATTTTGCTATACCAAAATGCCTTTCGGGCTCAAAAATGCTTGTGCCACCTATCAAAGGTTTATGAATGCCCTTTTTAGAGAACAACGGGGACGAAACCTGGAGGTATATGTCGATGACATTGTCATCAAAAGCTTAACCGAAACGGCCATGATAGATGACATAGCCGAGACTATTCGAACCATGCAAGATGTGAATATGAAACTGAACCCTGGGAAATATTGCTTCGGGGTAGAGGAAGGAAAATTCCCGGGATTGGTAGTTACCAAGGGGGGAATCAAAGCCAACCCGGAGAAAACTCAAGCCTTGGCCGAAATGCGATCCCCCAGGTTCCTGAAAGACATTCAACAGTTGAATGGAAGATTAATCACCCTGAACCGGTTTTTATCAAAGGTAGCTGACAGGACCCTTCCCTTAATGAAGGTACTGAAGGACTGACTCCAAACAGACAGGTTTAGATGAACCTCTGAGGCAGAAACCGCTTTTCGAGAAATGAAGGATTATATTTGTAAGCTCCCAACTCTAGCCACCCCGGTGCTCGGGAGGATCTGCTGTTGTATTTATCTGCTTCAAAGACAACCATAAGTGCGGTTATGATGGTAGAACGGGAGGGGAAGCAGATACCAATATACTTCATCAGCAGGACCCTCAAAGGTCCTGAGGAACGCTATATGCCCCTGGGAAGTTAACTTTGGTTCTCGTCTTCGCATCCCGGAGACTCAGGAGGTACTTACAGGGGCGACTGGCCAAGTGGGCAGTCGAATTAGGAGAGCACTCCTTGGAATTCAAAGCTAGAACTGCCATGAAAGGGCAAATACTGGCCGATTTCTTAGCGGAGGTCCCTGAGGATGAAGAAAAGTAACTTTTAAAATGGGAAGCTTTAGAAaaggaagagaaagagaagtAAGACGAGGCAGTGTGGAGGTTGCTTACAGACGGGGCCTCCAGCGAAGAAGGTAGCGGGGCGGGCATTACACTGATCAGTCCTGAAGGGGTTGAACTAACCTATGCCATCAGACTAGACTTtgaaaacaccaacaacaccGCAGAATATGAAGCCCTCTTAGCAGGGATGAGGTTAGCCAAAAAGATGAAAGCAAAGCATGTGGAAGCTAGCACTGACTCACAGTTGGTGGTCAAACAATACCAAGGAGAGTATGCGGCTAAAGACAACACCATGGCTCGATACGTGGCAAAAGTGAAAGAAACAGCCGAGGCATTCAAGACCTTTAAGCTAGAATACATCCCCCGCGGGAGAAACAGAAATCTGATGCCCTGAGCAAGCTAGCCTCCGTGGCATTCGACCACCTATCAAGAGAAGTCAAAGTAGAAGTCTTGACCTCCCCCTCTCTTGACATAGCTGAAGTAACGACAATTGAGAACATACAAGAAACATGAATGACACCAATTATAAGATTCCTCAGAGACAGTACCTTACCTGAGGGAGACTGGGCAGCCAGGAAGGAAAGAGTCAAGGCCTTGCAATATGAGCTAATTGATGAAGAGCTTTATCGAAGGTCATACCTAGACCCATCCCTGAAGTGTGTTGATAATGAAGAAGCTAAGTATGTGATCAGAGAAATTCATTAAGGGATTTGTGGAATGCACTCGGGGCCAAGGACGGTAGTGGCGAAGGCAATGAATGCGGGATTCTATTGGCCTCGAATGTATGAAACAGCATCAGAGGAGATCAAGAAATGTGACAATTGCCAGGTTCATGCACCTATGACTCATTGCCACAAGCACCCCATGATATCTGTCTCAACATCTTGGCCCTTCCAAAAGTGGGCCATCGACATAATCGGGCCCTTCCCAGAAGGCCCAGGAGGGGTTAAGTACGTGGTGGTGGCCATCGATTATTTTACCAAGTGGATAGAAGCAAGACCACTGGCAAAAATAATGGGGGAGCAGATTAGACGATTTGTACTAGACAACATCATTTGCAGATATGGAGTCCCGAAGGAATTGGTGAGTGACAATGGTGTCCAATTTGCTGGAAAGCCCTTCAAGCCATGGTGCGAGCAAATGCACATACACCAAGTATTCACCTCCGTCACTCATGCCCAAAGCAATGGACTGGTGGAAAGAGCAAATCAGAGCGTCATCAAGGGCATGAAAGGGAGACTCGGGAGAAAACAAAAAGGATGGTTGGAGGAGTTGCCGTTTGTGCTGTGGGTATACAGGACCACACCTAAGGACTGCAACGGGGAAACCCCTTTTAGCTTAACTTACAGAACGGAAGCAGTTATCCTGGCTGAGATAGGATCCCCAACGGCCAGAATGAAGCTCAGGGAGGTAGAGAACGAAGAAGATCTCTGGATGAACCTAAATTTGCTTAAAGAAAGGAGAGAAGTGGCAGCAGTCAGGGAGGCTACATACAAAAAGCGGCTTGAAAGCTACTACAACGCCAAGATGAAGAAGCTTAACCTCGTCCCAGGGGACCTGGTTTTAAGGGCAAACGAATCCAGCCTATAGGAGAACACTGGAAAACTAGGGCTCAACTGGGAAGGAC
This is a stretch of genomic DNA from Helianthus annuus cultivar XRQ/B chromosome 16, HanXRQr2.0-SUNRISE, whole genome shotgun sequence. It encodes these proteins:
- the LOC110919163 gene encoding uncharacterized protein LOC110919163 translates to MTALRRMTSEEREDLITGKKQKGKEKEKENQDGDGLDQPYLPRDLAEISKFTRRIAEAPMPSKTKLPPNFDRYDETRDPEDHLHAFRGAGQLGRWPMPVWCHMFVQTLTEGARLWFDSLPPGGIDSYEELSEKFLRNFGQQRKVDKNPNEILHIRQRDNERIDQYMERFVKESMNIKDVPEVMKISSFINGLKHAQLCEKLGEKFPHSFDNLMDRVRAFVRGKYTVSKAKEMDTPPRRLTPTAKPPEKGTPYSRKPAFDRMLHDRTRPLYSPYRPRGRGSSPYSDSFTSLTKTPSEILATERVKSSFPRPPPIKPGPKAQPNEYCDFHKGFGHKTDDCMYLKEK